The proteins below are encoded in one region of Nitrospirota bacterium:
- the rodA gene encoding rod shape-determining protein RodA has product MIDRRLLKDFDWGFLGMVIVLALIGLMTIFSATRPLLEAEQHPYYLRQLNWIILSLVCFSLMLIFDYRWLVRFAHIFYVLGVVLLVFVLIAGRKGMGAQRWIDLGFLSFQPSEFFKLFFVGALARYLSGLEQGMKLGSKQLVRMLAGFLIFPAILILKQPDLGTMLILIFIFTAMVLTVGIEKKILITVVVIGMIATPVAGKFLWGGLKDYQKNRIIAFIDPQVDPQGIGYHVTQSKVSIGAGGFLGKGYLRGTQGPYRFLPENHTDFIFSIFAEEWGFIGSLVLFTCYLFIIWRGFETAKQSRDIEGTYLALGVTYMFSFYFIVNVGMTLGLMPVVGIPLPLMSYGGTALLSNFLALSIIENVRMRRFASYY; this is encoded by the coding sequence ATGATAGACCGAAGGTTATTAAAAGATTTTGACTGGGGCTTTCTGGGTATGGTCATCGTACTGGCCCTGATAGGACTAATGACGATCTTCAGCGCCACAAGGCCCTTGCTTGAGGCCGAGCAGCATCCGTATTACCTGAGGCAGCTTAACTGGATAATACTCAGCCTTGTCTGCTTTTCACTCATGCTGATCTTTGATTACAGGTGGCTTGTCAGGTTTGCCCATATATTTTACGTACTGGGAGTTGTCCTTCTCGTATTTGTTCTTATCGCAGGGAGAAAAGGCATGGGCGCGCAGAGATGGATCGACCTCGGGTTCTTGTCATTTCAGCCTTCGGAGTTCTTCAAGCTTTTTTTTGTCGGGGCGCTTGCGCGTTATCTTTCCGGTTTGGAACAGGGGATGAAACTCGGATCAAAGCAACTGGTGAGGATGCTGGCCGGCTTTCTCATCTTTCCCGCAATTCTTATACTGAAACAGCCGGACCTCGGGACCATGCTGATTTTAATATTTATCTTTACCGCGATGGTCTTGACCGTGGGGATCGAAAAAAAGATCCTCATTACCGTTGTTGTAATCGGCATGATAGCCACTCCTGTAGCAGGTAAATTTCTCTGGGGCGGATTAAAAGATTACCAGAAAAACAGGATCATCGCGTTCATTGACCCGCAGGTGGACCCTCAGGGGATCGGTTATCATGTAACTCAATCGAAGGTCTCTATAGGGGCAGGCGGTTTCCTTGGCAAAGGATACCTGAGAGGCACTCAGGGGCCTTACAGGTTTTTGCCTGAGAACCATACGGATTTTATCTTTTCAATATTTGCTGAAGAATGGGGATTTATCGGCAGCCTGGTCCTGTTCACATGTTATCTGTTTATCATATGGCGCGGGTTTGAGACCGCAAAACAGTCAAGGGACATTGAAGGGACCTATCTCGCCCTCGGAGTGACGTATATGTTTTCTTTCTATTTCATTGTCAATGTCGGGATGACGCTCGGATTAATGCCTGTTGTCGGCATCCCTCTGCCTCTGATGAGCTACGGCGGCACAGCCCTGCTCTCCAATTTCCTCGCGCTCAGTATTATTGAAAATGTAAGGATGCGGAGATTCGCTTCGTATTATTGA
- a CDS encoding ABC transporter permease yields MLFKLIELFGALIEKPVEGIGRCMLLLYSIFKEIFKLPFEIRNLLKQMQEIGVNSLPVVLITAVFTGMVLALQSFTGFKRFGAEGLVGSVVALSMTRELGPVLSALIVTGRAGAAMAAELGTMKVTEQIDALETLATNPVKYLVVPRFLSGMIMLPALAIVTDIVGIIGGYFVTVVLLGASSKAYLRATWDYLEMHDIYNGLIKACFFGAAFTLISCYKGFYTRGGAEGVGRATTGAVVASSMTILISDYFLSSWLF; encoded by the coding sequence ATGCTTTTCAAACTTATTGAACTCTTTGGCGCTCTCATAGAGAAGCCTGTTGAAGGCATCGGCAGGTGCATGCTTCTCCTTTATTCCATTTTTAAAGAAATATTCAAGCTTCCCTTTGAGATAAGAAACCTTTTAAAACAGATGCAGGAGATAGGCGTTAATTCGCTGCCGGTAGTCCTGATCACGGCGGTGTTTACGGGCATGGTGCTTGCGCTTCAAAGCTTCACGGGTTTCAAGCGGTTCGGCGCAGAGGGGCTTGTCGGTTCCGTGGTCGCGCTTTCAATGACGAGAGAACTCGGCCCGGTCCTTTCAGCTTTGATTGTCACGGGGCGTGCGGGCGCTGCTATGGCGGCGGAACTGGGCACAATGAAGGTCACCGAACAGATTGACGCCCTTGAGACGCTTGCAACGAACCCGGTGAAATATCTGGTTGTCCCGAGATTTTTGTCGGGAATGATAATGCTCCCCGCGCTTGCTATTGTTACCGATATAGTAGGCATCATAGGCGGTTATTTTGTTACAGTTGTTCTTCTTGGCGCAAGCTCAAAGGCTTACTTGAGGGCCACATGGGATTACCTCGAAATGCATGATATATACAACGGGCTGATCAAGGCATGTTTTTTCGGCGCGGCCTTTACGCTTATCAGTTGTTACAAGGGTTTTTATACAAGAGGCGGCGCTGAAGGCGTCGGGCGCGCGACGACCGGCGCTGTGGTTGCGTCGTCGATGACCATTCTTATATCCGACTATTTCCTGTCGTCGTGGCTGTTCTGA
- a CDS encoding ABC transporter ATP-binding protein has product MIELIDIYKSFEGKEVLRGVDLKVEKGESVVVIGGSGSGKSVLLKHIIGLLKPDKGTVIIDSTDLSQLDADALNEIRKKFGMLFQAAALFDSMSVWENVGFGLKRHTHMSDTDIKEAAVQKLKMVGLVGVEDLMPSELSGGMRKRVGLARAIAMEPEILLYDEPTTGLDPIMADAINDLIIEMRERLNVTSVAITHDMKSAYKIADTIAMLYNGVIIAKGKTEEIKNTSDPVVRQFIEGRAVGPIHLEGIERR; this is encoded by the coding sequence ATGATAGAGCTTATTGACATATATAAATCCTTTGAAGGCAAGGAAGTCCTGCGCGGAGTGGATCTGAAAGTTGAAAAGGGAGAGAGCGTTGTTGTGATCGGCGGCAGCGGCTCCGGCAAGAGCGTGTTGCTTAAGCATATCATCGGGCTCTTGAAACCGGACAAGGGGACCGTGATAATTGACTCAACCGATCTGTCGCAGCTTGATGCAGATGCGCTGAATGAGATCAGGAAAAAGTTCGGGATGCTGTTTCAGGCTGCCGCGTTGTTTGATTCCATGAGCGTGTGGGAGAATGTAGGGTTCGGCTTAAAGCGTCATACGCATATGTCCGATACGGACATAAAAGAGGCCGCCGTTCAAAAGCTCAAAATGGTGGGCCTTGTCGGTGTTGAGGACCTGATGCCTTCCGAGCTGTCAGGAGGAATGCGCAAAAGAGTGGGCCTTGCCAGGGCAATTGCAATGGAACCGGAGATACTCCTTTATGATGAGCCCACCACGGGGCTGGACCCGATCATGGCCGACGCAATTAACGACCTCATCATAGAGATGAGAGAAAGATTAAATGTTACGTCCGTTGCGATCACACACGACATGAAGAGCGCGTACAAGATTGCAGATACGATTGCCATGCTTTATAATGGTGTGATTATCGCCAAGGGAAAGACAGAGGAGATCAAAAATACTTCGGACCCCGTTGTCAGGCAATTCATTGAAGGCAGGGCGGTGGGGCCCATTCATCTTGAAGGCATTGAAAGGCGATGA
- a CDS encoding MCE family protein, which translates to MKNVSAELKVGIFAITVIIILSYMTFKVGRMPFMWEKGYKLYAEFDDASGLDERSRVKLAGVDVGIIEKIDLADGKARLTLIINPDVKLYKNTRASLKMSGLLGDKYLALSRGTPDQPLLRSGDTITDVTRAADIEELAKKMTSAASDISALATSLKDVFGEKEKQTFTETLNNLRDITRDVKQITKENKDSLRKIIAQLEVFTKALSEKGPGFVDDMSRVGKNLGDKGPKLLDDMSKLVNDLKEVVEENRYAFKESMENLRTGSKSVTEIARKIESGEGTLGKLVKDEKLYNSLSKVSDEVGKSLDVASGMRTFLDFHTEYNTGEAEWKGYFDLTLQPKKDKYYILGVVADPKGSVETTDKIINGVETTEEETKSKIEFSAQYAQRFEDLALRIGMTENTFGFGADYFFNKDLGRAKFDIWDLSAKEADAKRAHARVGIDYRMFKYIFISTGIDNLLNSSRRGIYVGGGLKFEDEDFKYLLGRMPALR; encoded by the coding sequence ATGAAAAATGTCTCCGCAGAACTGAAGGTCGGTATCTTTGCAATCACGGTGATCATTATTCTCTCGTATATGACGTTCAAGGTCGGGAGAATGCCCTTTATGTGGGAGAAGGGATACAAGCTTTACGCTGAATTTGATGACGCAAGCGGTCTTGATGAAAGGTCCCGTGTTAAACTCGCGGGCGTTGACGTCGGGATAATTGAAAAGATCGATCTTGCGGACGGCAAGGCAAGGCTCACGCTCATCATCAATCCTGACGTTAAGCTTTACAAAAATACAAGGGCGTCTTTGAAGATGTCCGGTCTTCTCGGCGACAAGTACCTTGCCCTTTCAAGAGGCACGCCTGATCAGCCGCTTCTGAGATCAGGCGACACGATAACGGATGTCACACGCGCTGCCGATATCGAAGAGCTTGCGAAAAAGATGACATCCGCCGCGTCGGACATCAGCGCGCTTGCGACAAGCCTGAAAGATGTTTTTGGAGAAAAAGAGAAGCAGACTTTTACGGAGACGCTCAATAATCTCAGGGACATCACCCGCGACGTCAAGCAGATCACAAAAGAGAACAAGGATTCTTTGCGCAAGATAATTGCCCAGCTTGAAGTATTTACAAAGGCGCTTTCGGAAAAGGGCCCCGGATTCGTAGACGATATGAGCAGGGTCGGGAAGAATCTGGGAGATAAGGGGCCGAAGCTTTTAGATGACATGAGCAAGCTTGTAAATGATCTGAAAGAAGTAGTGGAGGAAAACAGATACGCGTTTAAGGAGAGCATGGAGAACCTGAGGACCGGTTCAAAGTCAGTGACCGAGATTGCCCGGAAGATAGAGAGCGGAGAGGGGACCCTCGGCAAGCTTGTAAAGGATGAAAAGCTTTACAACTCCCTGAGCAAGGTTTCGGATGAGGTAGGCAAGTCGCTTGACGTCGCAAGCGGGATGAGGACCTTCCTTGATTTCCATACCGAATATAACACGGGTGAGGCGGAATGGAAGGGGTACTTTGACCTCACACTGCAGCCCAAAAAGGACAAATACTATATTCTCGGCGTCGTAGCTGACCCGAAGGGTTCGGTTGAGACCACGGACAAAATAATAAACGGCGTTGAAACAACCGAGGAGGAAACAAAAAGTAAAATAGAGTTTTCCGCCCAGTACGCGCAGCGGTTTGAGGACCTCGCGCTAAGGATAGGAATGACGGAAAACACCTTCGGCTTCGGCGCGGACTATTTTTTTAACAAAGACCTTGGCCGGGCCAAATTTGATATATGGGACCTCAGCGCAAAAGAGGCGGATGCGAAAAGGGCGCACGCAAGGGTCGGGATTGATTACAGGATGTTCAAATATATTTTTATCAGCACCGGCATTGATAATCTTTTGAATTCCAGCCGGAGGGGGATATATGTCGGCGGCGGTTTGAAGTTTGAGGACGAGGACTTTAAATACTTATTGGGCAGAATGCCGGCCCTGCGTTAG
- a CDS encoding VCBS repeat-containing protein, with protein sequence MKKNCIEFIVFIVFSCFCAAASEAAPQNTGTDNPVQSVKEAVLSYFNPVSGVVTDAAGGVARIRLDGEVSVKKGMRFSVFRKGRPFYHPITNELIADMEDFAGAVEVKDEKPGEGLYSCSIVQGDVKAGDAVRISTSKIKLAFFQDKKSDWKLSEDFYGAIKDSGRFEVLESYASTSSPEDLVKLAKGLGAEAMLLFSTSFKDEKKFISTRLYWTEDAKMFADIEEAAGGAMNMLAPAEEFLTSSLSNKEPWGSYKLAGGQLIAAGDVDNNGVTEIVVSDGKNISIYNLKEDLQELWNIPGNIHERHLSIDVMDVNNNGRAEIFVTSMIEGGAIKTSDVKVKDDMRIKSFVLEYDPSSGYKRINDDIPYFLRVSGRTLLMQKFIPGRIFDGPVYEAEWKDGDYQPKRPLDLPAGANVYGFTYIDWQDKGQNHMVTFDDKGYLMMYDHNGQMVWQSDKSCGDPSLTFESDTGSVANPTKKWAVRGRLISVKTGRGQEIIAVDRTPVVSNVPGLGTGGGEVRSFWWNGSAMEEKVILSELSGTVTDYWIEGKKLFVVAKGNLMTFVRNAVTGELSKGSILYYYHLGEDTR encoded by the coding sequence ATGAAAAAAAATTGTATAGAATTTATTGTCTTTATTGTTTTTTCCTGCTTTTGTGCTGCGGCGTCTGAAGCCGCTCCTCAAAACACCGGGACGGACAATCCCGTACAAAGCGTAAAAGAGGCGGTCCTTTCTTATTTTAATCCGGTCAGCGGCGTTGTAACGGATGCTGCGGGCGGAGTTGCGAGAATAAGGCTGGACGGTGAAGTGAGCGTTAAAAAGGGAATGCGCTTTTCAGTTTTCAGGAAGGGCAGGCCTTTTTATCATCCCATAACAAATGAGTTGATCGCGGACATGGAAGACTTCGCAGGTGCAGTCGAGGTAAAGGACGAAAAACCGGGTGAGGGATTATATTCCTGTTCTATAGTCCAGGGCGATGTAAAAGCCGGAGACGCCGTCAGGATCTCAACCTCAAAGATAAAGCTCGCGTTTTTTCAGGACAAGAAATCAGACTGGAAATTGTCCGAGGATTTTTACGGCGCGATAAAAGATTCGGGACGTTTTGAGGTCCTGGAATCATACGCTTCAACAAGCAGTCCTGAGGATTTAGTGAAACTTGCAAAAGGGCTCGGCGCTGAAGCGATGCTCCTGTTTTCAACGTCTTTTAAAGATGAAAAGAAATTTATAAGTACGAGATTGTACTGGACAGAAGACGCAAAGATGTTCGCTGACATAGAAGAAGCTGCGGGCGGCGCAATGAATATGCTCGCTCCCGCGGAGGAGTTTTTGACCTCTTCTTTATCAAATAAGGAGCCGTGGGGGAGCTATAAGCTTGCCGGGGGCCAGCTTATAGCGGCCGGCGATGTTGATAACAACGGCGTTACTGAAATTGTCGTGAGCGACGGTAAAAATATCAGCATCTATAATTTAAAAGAGGACCTTCAGGAATTATGGAACATACCGGGGAACATCCATGAGAGGCATCTGTCAATAGATGTCATGGATGTGAATAATAACGGCAGGGCTGAAATATTCGTCACCTCCATGATAGAGGGCGGCGCGATAAAGACCAGCGACGTCAAGGTGAAAGACGACATGAGGATCAAATCATTTGTGCTGGAATATGATCCCTCGTCAGGCTATAAAAGAATAAACGATGATATCCCTTATTTTCTGAGGGTAAGCGGCAGGACGCTCCTGATGCAAAAGTTCATCCCGGGCAGAATATTTGACGGCCCCGTTTATGAGGCTGAGTGGAAAGACGGAGACTACCAGCCCAAGAGGCCCCTTGACCTGCCTGCTGGCGCCAACGTCTACGGTTTTACCTATATCGACTGGCAGGACAAAGGACAAAATCATATGGTGACATTTGACGATAAAGGGTATTTGATGATGTATGATCACAACGGGCAGATGGTCTGGCAGAGCGACAAGTCTTGCGGCGACCCTTCCCTCACATTTGAAAGTGATACAGGTTCCGTAGCCAATCCAACTAAAAAGTGGGCGGTCCGCGGCAGGCTCATCTCCGTAAAAACAGGACGCGGGCAGGAGATCATAGCGGTAGACAGGACACCTGTGGTATCTAATGTGCCGGGGCTCGGAACGGGCGGGGGAGAGGTGCGTTCTTTCTGGTGGAACGGCAGCGCCATGGAGGAGAAGGTGATCCTGTCGGAGCTTTCAGGCACTGTAACTGATTACTGGATAGAAGGCAAGAAATTGTTTGTTGTCGCCAAAGGCAATTTAATGACATTCGTCAGGAATGCCGTTACAGGAGAATTATCAAAGGGCAGCATACTTTATTATTATCATTTAGGCGAAGATACCAGATAA
- the uppS gene encoding di-trans,poly-cis-decaprenylcistransferase — protein MDIKHAAIIMDGNGRWAEMRGLPRIEGHRNGVKRVNEIIDASMEIGLSAVTFYTFSMENWNRPAAEVNALMRLLDKYLRGEMLRLHKLNIVFRAIGTIEKLPSGIQKLLHDFETLTKNNTGLIVTTALSYGGRTEIVSAVKKLIEKGVRPEDIDEKYFESFLYTVGIPDPDLIIRTSGEMRLSNFLLWQSAYAEFYFTETLWPDFGRAEFISAIREYQGRERRFGALPERAKKVKT, from the coding sequence ATGGATATAAAACACGCTGCAATCATTATGGACGGCAACGGCCGCTGGGCTGAGATGAGGGGACTCCCCCGCATCGAGGGACACAGAAACGGGGTGAAGAGGGTAAACGAAATAATCGACGCCTCTATGGAGATAGGATTAAGTGCGGTCACTTTCTATACGTTCTCAATGGAGAACTGGAACAGACCCGCTGCTGAAGTGAATGCACTCATGCGGCTTCTTGATAAATACCTCAGGGGCGAAATGCTCAGGCTGCACAAGCTGAATATTGTTTTCAGGGCCATCGGCACAATTGAAAAGCTCCCCTCCGGCATCCAGAAGCTGCTTCATGATTTTGAAACATTGACAAAAAACAACACCGGGCTGATTGTCACAACCGCGCTCAGTTACGGCGGCAGGACGGAGATAGTAAGCGCGGTCAAGAAGTTGATTGAAAAAGGCGTCCGGCCTGAAGATATAGATGAAAAATATTTTGAATCTTTCCTTTATACTGTAGGGATACCCGACCCGGATTTAATTATACGCACGAGCGGGGAGATGAGGCTGAGCAATTTTCTCCTCTGGCAGTCTGCGTATGCGGAGTTTTATTTTACCGAGACCCTCTGGCCTGACTTCGGCAGGGCTGAATTTATTTCCGCAATCCGGGAATATCAGGGCAGGGAGCGGCGTTTCGGGGCCTTGCCTGAGAGAGCAAAAAAGGTAAAGACATAA
- a CDS encoding phosphatidate cytidylyltransferase, producing the protein MQKEGKTSSFIRRHLIAALVLPFLISYLYYLPPVPYFIALLIAVAMFAMWEFFVMYKVPAKMYVPGIVSGGILLFLYCRFPEYFVNGVFAVLFLLLFFRLFFMSTPAGCMRDVGPVWIGIFYIAGFLSFQWLLRTGPLGTEYIFLLYTSVWLSDSMAYYIGTYLGRNKLYPAISPNKTIEGAFGSVLGGILGIVIIKTIFNLSMLSAAAVIAIGAAMGISSLVGDLIESMFKRDAGVKDSSHLIPAHGGLLDKLDGILVAGPVLYLIVRYF; encoded by the coding sequence ATGCAGAAAGAGGGAAAGACAAGTTCGTTTATCAGAAGACATCTAATAGCTGCCTTGGTCCTGCCGTTTTTAATTTCGTACCTTTATTACTTGCCTCCGGTGCCGTATTTTATTGCCCTGCTGATTGCCGTAGCCATGTTTGCGATGTGGGAATTTTTTGTAATGTATAAAGTGCCTGCAAAGATGTATGTGCCGGGAATAGTCTCCGGCGGCATTCTGCTTTTTTTATATTGCCGGTTCCCTGAATATTTTGTAAACGGTGTTTTTGCCGTTCTGTTCCTCCTTCTTTTTTTCAGACTGTTTTTCATGTCGACCCCGGCAGGATGTATGCGGGATGTCGGTCCTGTCTGGATAGGGATATTTTATATAGCAGGGTTCCTGAGCTTTCAATGGCTGTTGAGGACCGGGCCATTAGGCACGGAATATATATTCCTGCTTTATACGTCGGTCTGGCTCTCAGACAGCATGGCTTACTACATCGGAACGTATTTGGGACGGAATAAATTGTATCCAGCGATCAGCCCGAATAAAACTATTGAAGGCGCCTTCGGAAGCGTTCTTGGCGGGATTCTGGGGATTGTAATTATAAAAACTATTTTTAATCTGTCCATGCTTTCGGCCGCGGCAGTAATAGCAATCGGCGCGGCCATGGGCATATCGTCACTGGTCGGCGATCTGATTGAATCCATGTTCAAGAGAGACGCCGGGGTAAAGGACTCAAGCCATCTGATCCCGGCCCACGGCGGGTTGCTTGACAAGCTTGACGGCATCCTCGTTGCCGGGCCTGTTCTTTATCTGATTGTGAGGTACTTTTGA
- a CDS encoding 1-deoxy-D-xylulose-5-phosphate reductoisomerase — protein MKRLSILGSTGSIGRNTIEVVNNHPDKFKVVGLAARNNIELLESQIRTFKPKVVAVYDESAAAVLKKKDLRVEVLTGERGLIEVATLNDTDVVVSAIVGSDGLVPTHEAIKAGKDIALANKEVLVMAGGLIIAEAAKRGVKLIPVDSEHSAIFQCLNGRDMDEVHKIVLTASGGAFLRMDASELEAVTPAQALKHPTWAMGKKITIDSASLMNKGLEVIEACWLFDMPPEKVDVVLHPQSIIHSMVKFIDGSVIAHMSVPDMKGPISYALSYPHRFQGVLPALNLPEVKELTFEEPDLRRFPSLSLAYDAIRAGGTMPCVLNAANEVAVGMFLEGKISFTSIPRVISRTMSEHKVLSSDTIEVVLNASEGAKQRASEIAEELRIM, from the coding sequence TTGAAAAGGCTTTCTATCCTGGGATCAACAGGCTCTATCGGCAGGAACACAATTGAGGTGGTCAACAACCATCCCGATAAATTTAAAGTTGTAGGCCTTGCCGCAAGAAACAATATTGAGCTGCTTGAGTCGCAGATACGGACCTTTAAACCAAAGGTTGTGGCAGTATATGACGAGTCAGCCGCCGCAGTCCTGAAGAAAAAAGACCTCCGCGTTGAAGTCCTCACCGGAGAGCGGGGACTCATTGAGGTGGCAACTCTTAATGACACCGATGTGGTTGTCTCCGCTATTGTCGGCTCTGACGGTCTTGTTCCAACGCATGAAGCCATAAAGGCCGGAAAGGACATCGCGCTTGCGAACAAGGAAGTCCTTGTCATGGCAGGCGGCCTGATCATCGCGGAGGCTGCGAAGCGCGGCGTCAAATTGATACCTGTGGACAGCGAGCACAGCGCGATCTTTCAGTGCTTAAACGGCAGGGACATGGATGAGGTCCATAAGATCGTATTGACGGCATCTGGAGGCGCATTCCTGAGAATGGATGCATCTGAGCTTGAGGCGGTAACTCCGGCACAGGCGCTGAAACACCCGACCTGGGCCATGGGCAAAAAGATCACCATAGACTCGGCCTCTCTGATGAACAAGGGGCTTGAGGTGATCGAGGCGTGCTGGCTTTTTGATATGCCGCCTGAAAAGGTTGACGTGGTCCTTCACCCGCAGAGCATAATACACTCAATGGTCAAGTTCATAGACGGCAGCGTTATCGCGCATATGTCGGTCCCTGACATGAAAGGCCCGATAAGTTACGCGCTCTCATATCCGCACAGGTTTCAGGGTGTCCTGCCGGCGCTTAACCTGCCGGAGGTGAAAGAGCTAACCTTTGAAGAACCGGACCTCAGGAGATTTCCATCGCTTTCCCTGGCATATGACGCGATCAGGGCAGGCGGCACCATGCCGTGCGTATTGAACGCGGCGAATGAAGTAGCAGTGGGGATGTTCCTTGAAGGGAAAATATCATTTACCTCAATCCCGCGTGTGATTTCCAGAACAATGTCGGAACACAAGGTCTTAAGTTCTGATACAATTGAAGTAGTGCTAAACGCATCGGAAGGGGCCAAACAAAGGGCCTCGGAGATAGCGGAAGAGTTAAGAATTATGTAG
- the rseP gene encoding RIP metalloprotease RseP — MTVLWAVIFFGLLIFFHELGHFILAKLVNVKVLKFSLGFGPKLIGKKIGETEYLISAIPLGGYVKPLGEEPGEEMKEEDKPRAFNFQPVWKRVAIVVAGPVFNIVLAYIIFLTFLSLNYPVAIPKLDSMTSTIEGVSENSPAQKAGLKKDDTIVEINGTAIMDWNEMADIFSKNPGKELNLKVKRGGDLINVQIVPEPAKATDESGKEITVGRIGISKKLDVNLVQSESIFSAPFKAVEAVYHWCYLTIEVVVKLFTGSVSSKQVGGPILIVDAASKAAAVGAFAYFNFIAIISINLAVLNLLPVPVLDGGHIMFFTIEAVRGKPLSEKIMGIANKIGMALLMMLIAFVFYNDIVRIVVPWVQKSMQ; from the coding sequence ATGACAGTTTTATGGGCGGTTATTTTTTTCGGGTTGCTGATCTTTTTTCACGAGCTCGGGCATTTCATACTTGCAAAGCTTGTTAACGTGAAGGTGCTGAAATTCTCTCTCGGTTTCGGCCCCAAGCTGATCGGCAAAAAGATCGGCGAGACAGAATATTTGATCTCTGCCATCCCGCTTGGCGGCTACGTGAAGCCCCTTGGCGAGGAGCCTGGTGAAGAGATGAAGGAAGAAGACAAACCGAGGGCGTTTAATTTTCAGCCCGTCTGGAAGAGGGTGGCGATCGTCGTTGCGGGGCCGGTCTTTAATATTGTGCTTGCATACATTATTTTTCTGACGTTTCTGAGTTTGAATTACCCGGTGGCAATACCCAAGCTCGACAGCATGACGTCCACGATCGAAGGAGTTTCTGAAAATTCTCCGGCCCAGAAAGCCGGGCTGAAAAAAGACGACACCATCGTGGAGATCAACGGAACAGCCATTATGGACTGGAATGAGATGGCCGATATCTTTTCAAAGAACCCGGGGAAAGAATTAAACCTGAAAGTTAAAAGAGGCGGTGATCTCATCAATGTACAGATTGTCCCGGAGCCTGCCAAGGCAACAGATGAAAGCGGCAAGGAGATCACGGTCGGCAGGATAGGCATTTCAAAAAAACTTGATGTAAATCTGGTACAGAGCGAAAGCATCTTCAGCGCGCCATTTAAAGCGGTGGAAGCCGTATACCACTGGTGTTACCTCACAATCGAAGTCGTGGTCAAGTTGTTCACCGGCTCGGTCTCGTCGAAACAGGTCGGCGGCCCGATATTGATTGTTGACGCCGCATCCAAGGCGGCTGCGGTCGGGGCCTTTGCCTATTTCAATTTTATCGCCATCATCAGCATCAACCTCGCGGTCCTCAACCTGCTGCCGGTCCCTGTCCTTGACGGCGGCCACATCATGTTTTTCACCATCGAGGCCGTAAGAGGCAAGCCTTTGAGTGAAAAGATAATGGGCATCGCAAACAAGATCGGCATGGCTTTACTGATGATGTTGATCGCCTTTGTTTTTTATAACGACATCGTGAGGATCGTGGTCCCCTGGGTGCAGAAGAGTATGCAATGA
- a CDS encoding NUDIX hydrolase — protein MREKPPTIRRQTSSGGVIFRENDNHIEVALVSIKNRKTWCIPKGIIDKDEDPPMAALREVREESGLDGEILEKIGHISYWYFLKEEMVKVHKTVHFFLLKYIKGSTGDHDDEVEESRWFPVDEAINTLAYKSEKQILQKAKGMIQGLGKSSFPDLEN, from the coding sequence ATGAGAGAAAAACCTCCTACGATAAGAAGACAGACTTCTTCAGGCGGGGTCATCTTCCGCGAGAATGACAATCACATAGAAGTGGCGCTTGTCTCCATCAAAAACAGAAAGACGTGGTGCATCCCTAAGGGTATAATAGATAAAGACGAAGACCCTCCGATGGCGGCTTTGAGAGAGGTAAGGGAGGAATCAGGACTGGATGGGGAAATATTAGAGAAGATAGGGCACATTTCTTACTGGTATTTTCTCAAGGAAGAAATGGTCAAGGTGCATAAGACCGTCCACTTCTTTCTTTTGAAATATATTAAAGGCAGCACCGGCGACCACGACGATGAAGTGGAAGAGTCAAGATGGTTCCCGGTAGATGAGGCAATAAATACACTCGCCTACAAGAGCGAAAAACAGATTTTGCAGAAGGCAAAGGGGATGATCCAAGGGTTGGGAAAAAGTAGCTTCCCTGATTTAGAAAACTAA